A genome region from Nocardia sp. NBC_00565 includes the following:
- a CDS encoding RNA polymerase sigma factor SigF translates to MSYQSTLTSPTRAQRTRRRTDSYDNIEPLFTELAELDTDDPHRVALRKELISRCLPLAEHIARKFAGRGENFDDLLQIARVGMVAAVDRFDPDHGASFLAFAVPTIMGEVRRHFRDHTWSVRVPRRLKEIQQTIVPAMDRLSQRLGRTPTAAEIAEELGVDLVEVTQALIARNGYRTSSIDAYTGGDSEYAPTSLLDTLGAEQSEFRTVEDCLVVKPLIAALPERDRQVLMMRFFESQSQIQIAESLGVSQMQVSRILARLLSSLREQASRD, encoded by the coding sequence ATGAGCTATCAGTCAACACTGACTTCCCCGACGAGGGCACAACGCACGCGCCGCCGCACCGACAGCTACGACAACATCGAACCCTTGTTTACCGAACTCGCGGAGCTGGACACCGACGACCCGCATCGAGTTGCCTTGCGGAAGGAGCTGATCAGTCGATGTCTGCCCTTGGCCGAGCACATCGCCCGCAAGTTCGCAGGGCGCGGTGAGAACTTCGACGATCTGCTGCAGATCGCTCGGGTGGGGATGGTGGCCGCGGTCGACCGTTTCGACCCGGATCATGGCGCGTCGTTCCTGGCTTTCGCGGTGCCGACAATCATGGGCGAGGTGCGCCGACATTTCCGCGACCACACCTGGTCGGTGCGAGTACCGCGGCGGCTCAAGGAAATCCAGCAGACCATCGTTCCGGCAATGGACAGGCTGTCGCAGCGGTTGGGGCGCACGCCAACAGCCGCGGAGATCGCCGAGGAACTCGGCGTCGACCTGGTCGAGGTGACCCAGGCGCTGATCGCCCGCAATGGCTATCGGACCTCCTCGATCGACGCGTATACCGGCGGCGACAGTGAGTATGCGCCGACGTCGCTGTTGGACACCCTGGGCGCCGAGCAATCGGAGTTCCGCACCGTCGAGGACTGCCTTGTCGTGAAACCGTTGATTGCCGCGCTTCCCGAGCGGGATCGCCAAGTGCTGATGATGCGGTTCTTTGAATCTCAGTCGCAGATCCAAATCGCCGAATCCCTCGGCGTCTCGCAGATGCAGGTCTCTCGGATCCTGGCCAGACTGCTGAGCTCGTTGCGCGAACAGGCATCACGCGACTGA
- a CDS encoding TetR/AcrR family transcriptional regulator, whose protein sequence is MPSFGDQVTGRGPRRGLRADAQRNYDQLVSAAREVFAEHGVDAPLDEIARRAGIGNATMYRHFPTRRELIIAAYADEVAALCADGTALSAAESADEALFEWLRSFVAHVATKRELALAIPPDRDDQRSTLFDRWHEAMRATASTLLTRAQRAGTVRADVAVSDLLTLVNGIAVASTDPEQIERCLTLLRRGIEA, encoded by the coding sequence ATGCCGTCGTTCGGCGATCAGGTAACTGGCCGAGGGCCGCGCCGTGGCCTCCGGGCGGATGCACAGCGCAACTACGACCAACTGGTATCCGCCGCCCGGGAGGTTTTCGCCGAGCATGGTGTGGATGCTCCATTGGACGAGATAGCGCGTCGTGCGGGCATCGGCAACGCCACGATGTATCGACATTTCCCGACGCGCCGTGAGCTGATCATTGCCGCGTACGCAGACGAGGTGGCCGCGCTGTGCGCGGACGGTACGGCATTGTCGGCAGCCGAGTCCGCGGATGAGGCGCTCTTCGAGTGGCTTCGCAGTTTCGTTGCGCATGTGGCCACCAAACGCGAGCTTGCGCTTGCCATCCCACCCGATCGGGACGATCAGCGATCGACGTTGTTCGACCGTTGGCATGAGGCGATGCGCGCGACGGCATCGACGTTGCTCACGCGAGCACAGCGTGCCGGCACCGTGCGTGCCGACGTCGCAGTCTCCGACCTTCTGACGCTGGTCAACGGGATCGCTGTGGCCAGCACCGATCCCGAGCAGATCGAACGCTGTCTCACGCTCCTGCGCCGTGGCATCGAGGCGTGA
- a CDS encoding DUF6131 family protein, with amino-acid sequence MIIFGVILLIAGFLLGIPLLVTVGVIVLLMGAALWVAGTAGHAVGGRRHYY; translated from the coding sequence ATGATCATTTTCGGAGTCATTCTCCTGATCGCCGGATTCCTACTCGGTATCCCTCTGCTCGTCACCGTCGGGGTCATCGTCTTGCTCATGGGAGCGGCGCTGTGGGTCGCGGGGACCGCGGGCCACGCGGTCGGCGGTCGTCGCCACTACTACTGA
- a CDS encoding sensor histidine kinase, with protein MTAEWSQWPRRHSRAVDVVIAILLCALATYASRLADDGHGQGPVVVRPASLAVFGLSAMASLTLLWRRRFPRAVLVVTTACGIAIGALGFEVSIFSAGAAFVAAYSLGLWSSDLRTAKIAPVISGGALLITSLIENFTPVLTGGRITLIAGVLVAGAFAEAGRSRRNYLAALHARAELAERTREEEARQRVGEERLRIARELHDIVAHHMALAHAQASTAAYLLRSQPDQAQEMLDQLAGTTSAALRELKATVGLLREDDSDAPLEPTPGLAQLPELLTSFERTGLTLSLSITGVPRPLSPGADLTAYRIVQEALTNVTKHAGTAAATVRLVYSRLLLTISVADDGGKVSERARGEQDSESQGYGLIGMNERAVSVGGHLHAGRRPDGGFEVTTELPLERPETPDHEDKTS; from the coding sequence ATGACCGCCGAATGGTCGCAATGGCCGCGTCGGCACAGCCGCGCCGTCGATGTGGTCATCGCCATTCTGCTGTGCGCTCTGGCCACATACGCGAGCCGGTTGGCCGATGACGGCCACGGGCAGGGTCCGGTGGTGGTCCGTCCGGCGTCGCTCGCGGTGTTCGGATTATCGGCGATGGCCTCGCTCACGTTGCTGTGGCGGCGGCGGTTTCCGCGTGCGGTGCTGGTGGTCACCACCGCCTGCGGTATCGCGATCGGTGCCTTGGGTTTCGAGGTCTCGATCTTCAGTGCGGGTGCGGCCTTCGTCGCGGCGTACTCGCTCGGGCTGTGGTCATCGGATCTACGCACAGCCAAGATCGCACCGGTGATCTCGGGCGGGGCTTTGTTGATCACCTCCCTCATCGAGAATTTCACGCCGGTGCTGACCGGCGGACGCATCACGCTGATCGCCGGAGTGCTGGTGGCGGGCGCGTTCGCCGAAGCCGGGCGCAGCAGACGCAACTACCTGGCGGCCCTGCACGCGAGAGCCGAACTGGCCGAACGCACCCGCGAGGAGGAGGCTCGGCAGCGAGTCGGCGAGGAGCGGCTCCGGATCGCGCGCGAACTGCACGATATCGTCGCGCACCACATGGCCCTCGCACACGCCCAAGCCTCCACTGCCGCATATCTTTTGCGTAGCCAACCGGATCAGGCGCAGGAGATGCTCGATCAACTGGCCGGCACCACCTCCGCGGCACTGCGGGAACTCAAGGCCACCGTGGGACTGCTGCGTGAGGACGACTCCGACGCTCCGCTGGAACCGACGCCGGGCCTGGCTCAATTGCCGGAACTGCTCACCTCTTTCGAGCGGACCGGCCTGACCCTGTCGCTGTCGATCACCGGGGTGCCGCGTCCGCTCTCACCCGGCGCGGACCTGACCGCGTACCGGATCGTCCAGGAGGCGCTCACCAATGTAACCAAGCACGCGGGCACCGCGGCGGCGACGGTGCGGCTCGTCTACTCCCGGTTGCTACTGACGATCAGTGTGGCCGACGACGGCGGCAAGGTATCCGAACGTGCTCGCGGCGAACAGGATTCGGAGAGCCAGGGCTACGGCCTGATCGGCATGAACGAACGAGCCGTCTCCGTCGGCGGCCACCTGCACGCCGGGCGCAGGCCCGACGGCGGCTTCGAAGTCACCACCGAACTTCCGCTCGAGCGACCGGAAACCCCTGACCACGAGGACAAGACATCATGA
- a CDS encoding response regulator transcription factor gives MTIRVLLADDQALLAGTFQLLIDSADDMEVVGIAGNGRAAVELARATKPDVVVMDIRMPGVDGLAATQEICADPALRETRVLILTTFELDEYVAQALRAGASGFLGKDVGPEELLRSIRAVAAGDALLSPTATRTLIARYLARPESRISAAESLEVLTAREREVVAMVAQGLSNEEIAEKMYVSPLTVRTHVQRAMSKLGVQNRAQLVVIAFQSGLVRVEPPREDGTRHLGSTR, from the coding sequence ATGACCATCCGGGTACTGCTGGCCGACGATCAAGCCCTGCTGGCCGGTACCTTCCAGCTCCTGATCGATTCGGCCGATGACATGGAGGTGGTCGGCATCGCCGGAAACGGCCGTGCGGCAGTCGAACTGGCCCGAGCGACCAAACCCGACGTGGTGGTCATGGACATCCGCATGCCCGGCGTCGACGGCCTGGCCGCGACCCAGGAGATCTGTGCCGACCCAGCCCTGCGCGAGACCCGCGTCCTGATCCTCACCACCTTCGAACTCGACGAGTATGTGGCGCAGGCCCTTCGCGCCGGGGCCAGCGGATTCCTCGGCAAAGACGTAGGCCCCGAAGAACTCCTGCGATCCATTCGCGCCGTCGCAGCCGGTGACGCCCTGCTCTCCCCGACCGCGACCCGCACCCTGATCGCCCGCTACCTCGCCCGCCCCGAAAGCCGTATCAGCGCAGCCGAATCCCTCGAGGTCCTCACCGCCCGCGAACGCGAAGTCGTCGCCATGGTCGCCCAAGGCCTGTCCAATGAGGAGATCGCCGAGAAGATGTACGTCAGCCCACTGACTGTCCGCACCCACGTCCAGCGCGCCATGTCGAAACTGGGTGTCCAGAACCGCGCTCAACTCGTGGTAATCGCCTTCCAGTCGGGGCTGGTACGCGTCGAGCCGCCACGGGAGGACGGCACCCGCCACCTCGGATCGACCCGGTAA
- a CDS encoding GPP34 family phosphoprotein — protein sequence MDLLCASGLVHRQSTLLLGLFSITVWPTIDRNAKDALRQPLRQVLLDRHRPDDRTPRVDFPATCGSRATRTMPGLATSRHRRTRCRRRSSPRPCPSRSGYSACGRSTRRSRSIFQKLTGTGGFIRSDSFITRSISIISSSSAWVRFGPRSKARCRARCCHSGNRPML from the coding sequence ATGGACCTGCTGTGCGCGAGCGGGCTGGTGCACCGTCAGTCGACACTCCTGCTGGGGCTGTTCTCGATCACCGTATGGCCGACCATCGACCGCAACGCCAAAGACGCGTTACGCCAACCACTTCGGCAGGTACTGCTCGACCGACACCGGCCCGACGACCGCACCCCTCGCGTTGATTTCCCTGCCACATGTGGTTCACGCGCTACCCGAACAATGCCCGGGTTGGCAACGTCGCGGCATCGACGAACGCGTTGCCGACGGAGAAGTTCGCCGCGGCCGTGCCCTTCCCGAAGCGGCTACTCGGCGTGCGGGCGGAGTACGCGGCGCTCGCGCAGCATCTTCCAGAAACTCACGGGGACCGGCGGGTTCATCCGCAGCGATTCCTTCATCACGAGGTCGATCTCGATCATTTCCTCGAGTTCCGCATGGGTGAGATTCGGCCCGAGGTCGAAGGCGCGCTGCCGGGCACGGTGCTGCCACTCGGGGAATCGGCCCATGTTGTAG
- a CDS encoding ferredoxin — MRISVDFDLCQGHAVCATEAPGVFTVPRRGKVEILDHEPGPEVRAAVEEAVRYCPNQALFIDEGDH, encoded by the coding sequence CGATTTCGATCTCTGCCAGGGGCATGCCGTCTGCGCGACCGAAGCGCCCGGCGTATTTACCGTTCCCCGTCGCGGGAAGGTGGAAATCCTCGACCACGAGCCCGGCCCCGAGGTCCGCGCGGCCGTCGAAGAAGCGGTGCGGTATTGCCCTAACCAGGCGCTGTTCATCGACGAAGGCGACCACTGA
- a CDS encoding MMPL family transporter gives MAKFLYRLGRFAFEKRRLVVLLWLGVMAALVAGAANAPTAPPDTFSIPGTESQQAFDLLGERFPGTKSDGAQARIVFVAPDGQQIGSEPNKAAVERIVSDVAGGAQVTGVLDPFQTGAVSKNGTTAYATVSYGVTSDNLADATKTALTDAVDTGKAAGVTVEIGGSALQAKPEMGAATEVIGIAIAAVVLMITFGAFAAAGLPLLTALVGIGVGIAAIVAIGMSTTTTTLAMMLGLAVGIDYALFIVSRYRTERAEGYSAEEAAGRAVGTAGSAVVFAGLTVVIALAGLAVVGIPVLTKMGLAAAGTVAVAVAIALTLLPALLGFFQRAVMPRAFRKAQATDAQTPADGNTLAANPIQAEKPSMGTRWAEFVVRRPVAVLLIGLLGMGALALPVRSLELGMPGDESQPTSTTQRRAYDALAAGFGPGFNGPLTIAVDVQGVGDPKAALAQVSRTLAATEGVVSVSPAMFNQAGDAAMLTVVPATGPSSTETKDLVHALRGEAGDLKASTGATILVTGATAMNIDVSQKMADALLPYLAVVVGLAILLLMIVFRSIAVPIKAALGFLLSVGAAFGVIVAVFQWGWLANLIGVHQTGPVMSMMPIFLIGVVFGLAMDYEVFLVTRMREAFAHGESAIDAIVTGFRHSGRVVVAAAAIMIAVFAGFIGGGEPMIKMMGLGLAAAVFFDAFIVRMTLVPAVLALLGDKAWWLPQWLAKILPNVDVEGESLNRTEAVEPVRELESARA, from the coding sequence ATGGCGAAATTCCTGTACCGGCTCGGTCGGTTCGCGTTCGAGAAGCGGCGGCTGGTTGTCCTGCTCTGGCTAGGGGTTATGGCCGCGCTGGTGGCCGGGGCAGCCAATGCGCCGACGGCCCCGCCGGATACGTTCTCGATCCCGGGCACTGAATCCCAGCAGGCATTCGATCTGCTCGGCGAACGTTTCCCCGGCACCAAATCCGATGGCGCACAAGCACGAATCGTCTTCGTAGCACCTGATGGCCAGCAAATCGGTTCCGAACCGAACAAGGCGGCGGTCGAGAGGATCGTCTCGGACGTGGCGGGCGGTGCGCAGGTGACGGGCGTACTCGACCCGTTCCAGACCGGTGCGGTCAGTAAGAATGGCACGACGGCCTATGCGACCGTGAGCTACGGCGTGACCAGCGACAACCTCGCCGACGCCACCAAGACGGCGCTCACCGACGCGGTCGACACCGGCAAGGCCGCCGGGGTCACCGTGGAGATCGGCGGGTCCGCGCTGCAGGCCAAGCCTGAAATGGGTGCCGCCACCGAGGTCATCGGCATCGCCATCGCGGCCGTCGTACTGATGATCACCTTCGGTGCGTTCGCGGCCGCCGGTCTGCCCTTGCTCACCGCGCTGGTCGGGATCGGCGTCGGTATCGCCGCGATCGTGGCGATCGGCATGTCCACCACGACCACCACCCTCGCCATGATGCTCGGGCTCGCGGTCGGTATCGACTACGCGCTGTTCATCGTCTCCCGCTACCGGACCGAACGCGCCGAGGGATACAGCGCCGAGGAAGCGGCGGGCCGGGCCGTCGGCACCGCTGGATCGGCAGTGGTTTTCGCCGGACTCACCGTGGTCATCGCACTGGCTGGACTGGCCGTCGTTGGTATCCCCGTCCTCACCAAAATGGGTCTGGCCGCGGCGGGCACCGTCGCCGTCGCCGTCGCGATTGCCCTGACGCTGCTGCCCGCGCTGCTCGGATTCTTTCAGCGGGCGGTTATGCCGCGGGCATTCCGCAAGGCCCAAGCCACTGATGCGCAGACACCGGCCGACGGAAATACGCTGGCGGCCAACCCGATTCAAGCGGAAAAGCCCAGTATGGGCACTCGCTGGGCCGAGTTCGTCGTCCGCCGCCCGGTGGCAGTGCTGCTGATCGGCCTCCTCGGTATGGGCGCGCTCGCCTTGCCGGTGCGCAGCCTCGAACTCGGCATGCCCGGCGACGAATCGCAGCCGACCTCGACGACACAGCGCCGTGCCTACGATGCGCTCGCCGCGGGGTTCGGTCCCGGATTCAACGGGCCGCTCACCATCGCCGTGGACGTGCAGGGCGTCGGTGACCCGAAGGCCGCGCTGGCGCAGGTATCCAGGACCCTGGCAGCGACTGAGGGCGTCGTATCAGTATCGCCCGCGATGTTCAATCAGGCAGGTGACGCCGCCATGCTCACCGTGGTGCCCGCCACCGGTCCATCGTCCACCGAGACCAAAGATCTTGTGCACGCACTACGCGGTGAGGCTGGCGATCTGAAAGCATCCACCGGTGCGACCATCCTGGTCACCGGCGCGACCGCCATGAATATCGATGTCTCACAGAAGATGGCCGACGCACTCCTGCCGTACCTCGCGGTGGTGGTCGGGCTGGCGATCCTATTGCTGATGATCGTGTTCCGCTCGATCGCGGTACCGATCAAGGCGGCGCTCGGCTTCCTGCTCTCGGTCGGTGCGGCGTTCGGTGTGATCGTCGCGGTGTTCCAGTGGGGCTGGCTGGCGAACCTGATCGGAGTCCACCAGACCGGACCCGTGATGAGCATGATGCCGATCTTCCTGATCGGCGTGGTGTTCGGACTCGCGATGGACTACGAGGTCTTCCTCGTCACCCGGATGCGTGAGGCCTTCGCCCACGGGGAGAGCGCGATCGACGCTATTGTCACCGGATTCCGGCACAGCGGCCGGGTGGTGGTGGCCGCGGCGGCCATCATGATCGCGGTGTTCGCCGGATTCATCGGCGGTGGGGAACCGATGATCAAGATGATGGGCCTCGGGCTCGCGGCGGCGGTCTTCTTCGACGCATTCATCGTCCGAATGACCCTGGTCCCGGCGGTGCTCGCGCTGCTCGGCGACAAGGCCTGGTGGCTGCCGCAGTGGCTGGCGAAGATCCTGCCGAACGTGGACGTGGAGGGCGAGAGCCTGAACCGTACCGAGGCCGTCGAACCGGTGCGGGAACTCGAATCCGCCCGCGCCTGA
- a CDS encoding serine/threonine-protein kinase, whose protein sequence is MGENFGASTSNLGGVRATATQTALTTLVAQFAERWHSSSEPPNLSIHLPVEPALRRTVLIELIKVDMHERWQRSDDALRLADYRKQFPELGTAPLPPDLIYEEISARSCRNDVDLTEYQHDYPTQMARITESFDLSGPRTTLLADPTALDAIDTIAPGVTVDDFDLLLPLGRGAFARVFLARQRSMGRLVAVKISHDRGTEPQTLAQLDHDYIVRVFDQRQITEQHLKLMYMQYVPGGTLLGVLRLLHRTPPAERSGKLLLAAIDAATRSGGVVEPQPSAARAALERLTWPETVAWLGSRLATALDYANRHGVLHRDVKPANVLLTADGQPKLADFNISFSQHLPGANPVAYFGGSLSYMSPEQLEACHPSLATTAADLDTRSDLYALAVVLWELLTGRRPFNDGPGAGESEQSLQAMIDRRHRPVDAHLQAELPPECPAVLRDALLTCLASDPADRYSSGAELALRLELSQDRAARDLVVPPAHSLRARLRMRPIPVVIPAGMFGQVVAGLYLSAHNVRLIQLQLGSEAAGRLTHLGYVVIAISFPVATAGLLYWCRNVFLVPDGLRRGKRFDEATLARARADTLACGDRIAAVAFIGWILAIGIFLVKLLTLGPLPAGLLANLIASSLIAAAAAVVYTYFPATFFVLRWYYPGLVAAGHTYRDDSTRLHRLILRSRLYLGVAASVPLIGVPVGLMFLTPHQQHTVIGSIVALCVGGFLAFAVALATFYALQRDLEALDHIVDPHPHF, encoded by the coding sequence ATGGGTGAGAATTTCGGCGCGAGCACCTCCAACCTCGGTGGCGTCCGCGCGACGGCAACGCAGACCGCGTTGACGACCCTGGTTGCCCAGTTCGCCGAACGCTGGCACTCATCGAGCGAACCGCCCAATCTGTCGATTCACCTGCCGGTCGAGCCCGCACTGCGGCGAACCGTGCTGATCGAGCTGATCAAAGTGGATATGCACGAACGCTGGCAGCGCAGCGACGACGCGCTGCGCCTTGCCGACTATCGCAAACAATTCCCGGAACTGGGCACTGCTCCGCTGCCGCCGGACCTCATCTACGAGGAGATCAGCGCCCGCAGCTGCCGCAACGACGTCGACCTGACCGAATACCAGCACGACTACCCGACCCAGATGGCGCGCATCACCGAGAGTTTCGACCTCAGCGGCCCGCGTACCACGCTGCTGGCCGACCCCACCGCGCTCGATGCCATCGACACCATCGCCCCGGGCGTCACTGTCGACGACTTCGACCTGCTGCTGCCGCTGGGCCGCGGCGCCTTCGCGCGCGTATTCCTGGCTCGGCAGCGATCGATGGGCCGGCTGGTCGCGGTGAAGATCTCCCACGACCGCGGCACCGAACCACAGACCCTGGCCCAGCTCGACCACGACTACATCGTCCGTGTCTTCGATCAGCGCCAGATCACCGAACAGCATCTGAAACTCATGTACATGCAGTACGTTCCCGGCGGCACTCTGCTGGGCGTGCTGCGACTGCTGCACCGCACCCCACCGGCCGAACGCAGCGGCAAACTGCTGCTGGCGGCTATCGACGCCGCCACCAGGAGCGGCGGCGTGGTCGAGCCGCAGCCCTCGGCCGCGCGTGCGGCACTCGAACGGCTCACCTGGCCGGAGACCGTCGCCTGGCTCGGCAGCCGCCTCGCGACCGCCCTGGACTACGCCAACCGCCACGGTGTGCTGCACCGCGACGTCAAACCCGCCAATGTGCTGCTCACCGCCGACGGTCAGCCCAAACTGGCCGACTTCAACATCAGCTTCAGCCAGCATCTGCCCGGCGCGAATCCGGTTGCCTACTTCGGTGGCTCGCTGTCCTACATGTCGCCCGAACAGCTCGAAGCCTGCCACCCCAGCCTGGCCACCACTGCCGCGGATCTGGATACCCGCAGCGACCTCTACGCGCTGGCGGTGGTCCTGTGGGAACTACTCACCGGACGGCGACCGTTCAACGACGGACCCGGGGCCGGTGAATCCGAGCAATCGCTGCAGGCGATGATCGATCGACGCCACCGGCCCGTGGACGCGCACCTGCAGGCCGAGCTGCCCCCCGAGTGCCCTGCGGTATTGCGCGATGCACTGCTCACCTGCCTTGCGTCCGACCCCGCCGACCGTTATTCCAGCGGCGCCGAACTGGCCCTGCGGCTGGAATTGAGCCAGGATCGGGCCGCACGCGACCTGGTCGTCCCACCCGCACACAGCCTGCGGGCACGACTGCGCATGCGGCCGATACCGGTGGTGATTCCGGCGGGCATGTTCGGCCAGGTCGTGGCCGGACTGTACCTGTCGGCGCACAACGTCCGGCTGATCCAACTCCAACTGGGATCCGAGGCCGCCGGGCGGTTGACCCATCTGGGGTATGTGGTAATCGCGATCTCCTTCCCGGTCGCGACCGCCGGGCTGCTGTACTGGTGCCGCAACGTCTTCCTCGTGCCCGACGGCCTGCGCCGGGGCAAGCGCTTCGACGAGGCCACCCTCGCCCGGGCGCGCGCCGACACCCTCGCCTGCGGTGACCGGATCGCTGCCGTCGCATTCATCGGATGGATCCTGGCCATAGGCATCTTCCTGGTGAAGCTGCTGACGCTCGGGCCACTGCCGGCCGGATTGCTGGCGAATCTCATCGCCTCGAGCCTCATCGCGGCCGCGGCGGCGGTCGTGTATACGTACTTTCCAGCCACATTCTTCGTCTTGCGCTGGTACTACCCGGGTTTGGTCGCCGCCGGGCACACCTACCGCGACGACTCGACCCGGCTACACCGGCTGATCCTGCGCAGCCGCCTGTATCTCGGTGTGGCGGCTTCGGTTCCGCTGATCGGTGTACCGGTAGGGCTGATGTTCCTGACTCCGCACCAGCAGCATACGGTGATCGGCTCGATCGTAGCCTTGTGTGTCGGTGGGTTTCTCGCCTTCGCTGTCGCCCTGGCCACCTTCTACGCTCTGCAACGGGATCTGGAGGCCCTCGATCACATCGTGGATCCCCATCCCCACTTCTAA
- a CDS encoding ester cyclase: MTEPTTDRMGVAEVHRRIVELTGVGRYEEALALIASDVVDHRGGVSGDHYGLDAWKDKWEHMDDGFRDVSVTIEQNLSSNEFSVNRYTIRGTLVASGRRYEVTGIDMVRIRDGKLAEHWALIDAAGMRHQLGLGGSA; this comes from the coding sequence GTGACAGAACCGACCACGGACAGGATGGGGGTCGCCGAGGTGCACCGGCGCATCGTCGAGTTGACCGGTGTAGGGCGATACGAGGAAGCATTAGCGCTGATAGCCTCCGATGTCGTCGACCATCGAGGCGGCGTTTCCGGTGACCATTACGGGTTGGACGCCTGGAAGGACAAATGGGAACACATGGACGACGGCTTTCGGGACGTCTCGGTGACGATCGAGCAGAACCTCTCCTCGAACGAGTTCTCGGTCAACCGCTACACCATCCGCGGCACCCTGGTGGCGTCCGGACGACGGTATGAGGTCACCGGAATCGACATGGTTCGAATACGAGACGGCAAACTCGCTGAGCATTGGGCGCTGATCGACGCCGCCGGCATGCGGCACCAACTCGGCCTGGGCGGCAGTGCCTGA
- a CDS encoding cytochrome P450, producing MTLVKPQQVSGGGGEYGHLEEFRTDPIGLMRRVRAECGDVGSFELAGRDVVLLSGAEANEFFFRAGDEDLDQGAAYPFMKPIFGEGVVFDAPPERRKEMLHNQALRAEHMRGHASTIASEVEQMLAHWGEEGEIDLLDFFAELTIYTSSACLIGVKFRNQLDPRFAHLYHELEQGTDALAYVDPYAPIDSFRRRDEARAQLVELVQGIMNQREANPAAGKDDRDMLDILISVKNEDGTPRFSASEITGIFISMMFAGHHTTSGTAAWTIIELLRHPELLDSVVAELDELYADGSEVSHNALRQIPNLEATLKETLRLHPPLIIVMRIACDEFEVCGRRIAPGEMVAATPAVSNRIPEDFPDPDTFDPGRYLDPRQEDLVNRWTWIPFGAGRHRCVGAAFALMQLKAIFSILLRDWEFELAQPSDTYHNDHSKMVVQLAQPCRVRYRRRRR from the coding sequence ATGACGTTGGTCAAGCCACAGCAAGTGTCCGGAGGCGGGGGCGAATACGGTCACCTCGAGGAGTTCCGCACCGATCCGATCGGCCTCATGCGCCGCGTACGCGCCGAATGCGGCGATGTCGGCTCCTTCGAACTCGCCGGACGCGATGTAGTGCTGTTGTCGGGCGCCGAAGCCAACGAGTTCTTCTTCCGTGCCGGCGACGAGGATCTCGACCAGGGGGCGGCCTACCCCTTCATGAAGCCGATCTTCGGGGAGGGCGTGGTCTTCGACGCCCCGCCGGAACGCCGCAAGGAGATGCTGCACAACCAGGCCCTGCGCGCCGAGCACATGCGCGGTCACGCGAGCACCATCGCGAGCGAAGTGGAGCAGATGCTCGCGCACTGGGGCGAGGAGGGCGAGATCGACCTGCTCGACTTCTTCGCCGAGCTGACCATCTACACCTCCTCGGCCTGCCTGATCGGCGTGAAATTCCGCAACCAGCTCGATCCTCGCTTCGCGCACCTGTATCACGAACTCGAGCAAGGGACCGACGCGCTGGCCTACGTCGACCCCTACGCACCGATCGACAGCTTCCGCCGCCGGGACGAGGCGCGCGCGCAACTGGTGGAACTGGTGCAGGGCATCATGAATCAGCGTGAGGCGAATCCGGCCGCGGGCAAGGACGACCGCGACATGCTCGACATCCTGATCTCGGTCAAGAACGAGGATGGCACCCCGCGATTCTCGGCCAGTGAGATCACCGGCATCTTCATCTCGATGATGTTCGCCGGGCACCACACCACCTCCGGCACCGCCGCGTGGACGATCATCGAACTACTGCGTCATCCCGAACTGCTGGACAGTGTGGTGGCCGAGCTGGACGAGCTCTATGCCGACGGTTCCGAGGTCAGTCACAATGCGCTGCGCCAGATTCCGAATCTGGAGGCGACCCTCAAGGAGACGCTGCGTCTGCATCCGCCGCTGATCATCGTGATGCGCATTGCGTGTGACGAATTCGAGGTGTGCGGACGCCGCATCGCCCCCGGTGAGATGGTGGCCGCGACTCCCGCGGTGTCGAATCGGATTCCGGAGGACTTCCCGGATCCCGACACCTTCGATCCCGGTCGCTACCTCGATCCGCGCCAGGAAGATCTGGTCAACCGTTGGACCTGGATTCCCTTCGGTGCGGGCCGCCACCGCTGCGTCGGCGCGGCGTTCGCGCTCATGCAGTTGAAGGCGATCTTCTCGATCCTGCTGCGGGACTGGGAGTTCGAGTTGGCGCAGCCATCGGATACCTATCACAACGACCATTCGAAGATGGTGGTGCAGCTGGCCCAGCCGTGCCGCGTCCGCTACCGCCGTCGGCGGCGGTGA